The following are encoded together in the Amyelois transitella isolate CPQ chromosome 6, ilAmyTran1.1, whole genome shotgun sequence genome:
- the LOC106131239 gene encoding zinc finger protein 436, with amino-acid sequence MDSKEKKGYPCPHEGCNAAFSRPYRLSEHLFVHFNYKAHRCTEPSCDKSYTNRSHLTRHVNTAHRKPPAQPQTKFSCPSCVKSFSNPQNLKRHVKEYHSPDSTRNPNLICDDCKAEFRTRNLLCAHMYSHTGIKSFRCECCAKEFVTHNEKRKHMRAHKTYECPDCPLKMDTYSKFKEHKLMCHKMEEYKCEECGMTFKQRCYLVRHIRTHVCTKIFHCPYEGCQRYYTRNSNLKQHIMVHHLHYTYNCTICPAQLSTKAKLDYHMNLHKGPKKDKLPPKTKATGRKPRSDLGATKSSTALKLAGIPETLVEICMK; translated from the exons atggacaGCAAGGAAAAGAAAGGATATCCGTGTCCACACGAAGGCTGCAATGCTGCTTTCAGTCGACCATATCGGTTATCTGAACATTTATTCGTCCACTTTAACTAT aAAGCTCATCGATGCACAGAACCCTCCTGTGACAAATCTTATACAAACAGAAGCCATTTAACTCGTCATGTAAATACAGCCCACCGGAAGCCTCCTGCTCAACCTCAAACCAAATTTAG ttgTCCTTCATGCGTCAAATCATTCTCTAATCCTCAAAACTTAAAACGACATGTCAAAGAATACCACTCTCCTGATAGTACTCGTAATCCAAACTTGATTTGTGATGATTGTAAAGCAGAGTTCAGGACAAGAAACCTCTTGTGTGCTCATATGTACTCACACACTGGCATAAAGTCATTTAG atgTGAGTGTTGTGCAAAAGAGTTTGTAACacataatgaaaaaagaaaacacatgAGAGCACACAAAACATATGAATGCCCTGACTGTCCTTTGAAGATGGATacatattctaaatttaaggAGCACAAACTGATGTGTCATAAAATGGAAG AATACAAATGTGAGGAATGTGGGATGACATTCAAACAGCGATGCTACCTTGTACGGCACATTAGAACACATGTTTGTACGAAAATATTCCACTGTCCATATGAAGGTTGTCAAAG GTACTACACTAGGAACAGTAACCTGAAGCAGCATATAATGGTGCATCACTTGCATTACACTTACAACTGCACTATTTGTCCAGCGCAGTTGTCGACTAAG gcTAAATTAGATTACCACATGAATCTTCATAAAGGGCCTAAAAAAGATAAGCTTCCACCAAAAACGAAGGCCACAGGAAGAAAGCCAAGGTCGGACCTGGGCGCAACTAAATCTTCTACCGCCCTCAAGTTAGCAGGAATACCAGAAACTTTAGTTGAAATTTGCATGAAATAA
- the LOC106131093 gene encoding uncharacterized protein LOC106131093: MPVNEAPLVELGSAPQTPSFGPSPSPSEISSASSPEPQHIRATPLFRALAMPPPEPVQPPGQDELERRLPGYRRIVIPRDLTLIELLKQCSGVTTDDEVLRIKEAKLRVVAERVGLRRLHVLTPRLRTLVLDGSALLSLRDLGIGLVKLKVLSINRCGLTSLDGVWGLGALRELHAAGNKIQDLQPLAGLQKLQTLNLADNPISETSRLWTLGICSSLRRLTLAGTPAAESLSYRSRVASALPMLVYLDDRPLHTDIELRINLIFFDSPHRLSDKKKLNNYNVRVAILDELDYDLDVGSSGTDTDVEIDELAAVANTDSTEDEAGPSSQFPQVSLEPETDIRTSVGNRSLRRRPATTECGGVRPPRPMLPARPRTAHGKPAVDAPTRLQILNTLMDEEWRCSGSKLTSCEPVCGNLARALRRPQVRRSSDSLHDNQILETVEDASRALAAEIPRAPRMEDWLKFKEETGIEIDIDFTKRPAEADSSAIIDRLEAIEKETSERLSKVDGETPGSSSSMTNLQPYTTCSMTIMSDFDAWKAEHLSPMFDTTNEVDDIMNDIHFDIPNVNSGQ, encoded by the exons ATGCCAGTGAACGAAGCTCCTCTTGTAGAATTGGGCAGTGCTCCACAAACCCCTAGCTTTGGTCCTTCGCCGTCCCCGTCAGAAATTTCTAGCGCCAGCTCTCCAGAACCTCAGCATATTCGAGCTACGCCATTATTTAG AGCCTTGGCCATGCCTCCACCGGAACCTGTGCAGCCGCCAGGCCAAGACGAACTGGAACGACGACTGCCGGGATACAGGAGAATTGTGATCCCAAGAGATTTGACTTTGATTGAACTGCTG AAACAATGCAGTGGCGTTACCACCGACGACGAAGTGCTTCGTATTAAAGAAGCGAAGCTGCGCGTGGTCGCTGAACGCGTTGGGTTGAGGCGGCTGCATGTGCTGACTCCGCGGTTGAGGACACTCGTCTTGGATGGCAGCGCTCTCTTGTCTCTGAGGGACCTCGGGATTGGACTGGTGAAACTTAAA GTTCTGAGCATAAATCGATGCGGTTTAACATCTTTGGATGGAGTGTGGGGATTGGGTGCTCTTCGAGAATTGCACGCAGCCGGTAACAAAATTCAAGATTTGCAGCCTTTGGCGGGACTACAGAAATTGCAGACCCTGAATCTAGCAGA TAACCCGATATCCGAGACCAGCCGCCTGTGGACCCTGGGTATCTGCAGTTCCCTCCGCCGCCTCACTCTAGCCGGCACGCCCGCAGCGGAATCCCTGAGCTATCGATCAAGGGTTGCATCAGCTTTGCCCATGTTGGTTTATTTGGACGATCGTCCACTACACACGGATATTGAAT taagaataaatttgattttcttCGATTCTCCGCATAGGTTAAGTGATAAAAAGAAActgaataattataatgttcGTGTTGCAATTCTAGACGAACTTGACTATGACTTGGACGTGGGTTCATCTGGTACGGACACTGACGTGGAGATTGACGAGTTAGCAGCTGTCGCGAACACGGATTCCACCGAAGATGAGGCTGGGCCCTCTTCACAATTTCCTCAG GTATCCCTAGAGCCGGAGACAGATATTCGTACAAGTGTTGGTAATCGTTCACTCCGCCGCCGTCCCGCTACAACGGAATGTGGCGGTGTGCGCCCGCCGCGGCCGATGTTGCCCGCGCGGCCTAGAACCGCGCACGGGAAGCCTGCCGTCGATGCACCCACCAGGCTTCAGATACTGAACACCCTCATGG ACGAGGAGTGGCGGTGCAGTGGTAGTAAGTTGACATCATGCGAGCCAGTTTGTGGGAACTTAGCCCGGGCCCTGCGTCGCCCTCAAGTGCGGAGAAGTTCCG ATTCGTTGCATGACAACCAAATATTGGAGACTGTTGAAGATGCCAGCAGGGCTTTGGCGGCCGAAATACCCCGCGCGCCTCGCATGGAAGACTGGCTGAAATTCAAAGAGGAAACAGg aattgagattgacaTTGATTTCACCAAAAGGCCAGCTGAAGCTGATTCATCCGCCATTATTGACCGTCTAGAAGCCATTGAGAAAGAGACATCGGAGAGATTGAGCAAAGTTGACGGGGAAACCCCTGGATCCAGTAGCTCTATGACAAACCTTCAGCCTTACACTACTTGTTCAATGACCATCATGAGTGACTTTGATGCATGGAAAGCAGAGCATCTGTCTCCAATGTTCGATACAACCAATGAGGTGGATGATATAATGAATGACATTCATTTCGATATCCCAAACGTGAATTCTGGGcaatga
- the LOC106131237 gene encoding putative neutral sphingomyelinase → MEPNLNIFTLNCWGIPFVSKNRKERIEAITKYLLSSSHNIVCLQEVWSEQDYLFIKENLKLKLPYSHYFYSGVLGSGLCLFSQWAIQDVFFHQWPLNGYIHKIHHGDWFGGKGVGLCRIKCENRLINVYCTHLHAEYHEDDMYLAHRVLQAYSTAEFVKLTTYPADVSILAGDLNTGPGDLSFRILTQLPQLLDPFDLKCEGSNPAVRRPTGTSDNANNSYSDPIVSKAAPEGKRIDHILFHVNSNLEASVVNFGNPLEDRVPDQPFSYSDHNAVMLELRLSQTNEKCRRESSKDDIFDVTIAQAIKVCREATDTITKSRKLFLTAGGILFMLLLGTVGFWPSSLFSDVIKIIMTGLCFYYLLMGTLWNRMEMNSLKAGLIALENFTRSKIS, encoded by the exons ATGGagccaaatttaaatattttcactttaaattGTTG GGGAATCCCATTTGTATCTAAAAAtcgaaaagaaagaattgaagcaataactaaatatttattatctagttCGCATAACATTGTGTGTCTGCAGGAAGTTTGGAGTGaacaagattatttatttataaaggaaaatctGAAACTGAAACTACCTTattcacattatttttacag TGGTGTGCTAGGGTCTGGTCTATGCCTATTTTCACAATGGGCAATTCAAGATGTATTCTTCCATCAATGGCCCCTCAACGGATACATTCATAAGATCCACCATGGGGACTGGTTTGGAGGAAAAGGAGTGGGACTGTGTCGTATCAAATGTGAAAACAGACTCATCAATGTCTATTGTACCCAT CTTCATGCTGAATATCATGAAGATGATATGTACTTGGCGCATAGAGTGCTTCAAGCATACTCAACAGCAGAGTTTGTGAAGCTGACCACATACCCAGCAGATGTTTCCATTCTCGCCGGAGATCTGAACACGGGCCCTGGTGACTTATCATTTAG AATATTAACCCAATTACCGCAGCTCCTTGACCCTTTTGACCTGAAATGCGAAGGGAGCAACCCGGCCGTTCGCAGACCCACAGGAACCAGTGATAATGCCAACAACAGCTACTCGGATCCAATAGTTTCAAAAGCTGCGCCGGAGGGGAAGAGAATCGATCATATACTGTTCCACGTCAATTCGAATTTGGAG GCAAGCGTCGTGAACTTCGGAAACCCTTTAGAAGATCGTGTCCCAGATCAGCCCTTCTCGTATTCGGACCACAATGCCGTCATGCTGGAGCTTCGGCTGTCGCAAACTAATGAAAAATGTCGAAG gGAATCTAGCAAAGACGACATTTTCGACGTCACCATCGCCCAAGCCATCAAAGTATGTCGCGAAGCAACAGACACAATTACGAAATCGAGAAAGTTATTCCTAACCGCTGGAGGTATTCTATTCATGCTGTTGCTAGGAACCGTCGGCTTCTGGCCGTCCAGCTTGTTTAGTGAcgtcataaaaattataatgacagGCCTTTGTTTCTATTACTTGCTAATGGGCACATTGTGGAATAGAATGGAAATGAACAGCCTTAAAGCCGGGCTGATAGCCCTTGAGAACTTCACTAGGTCTAAAATATCGTAA
- the LOC106131241 gene encoding thymidylate synthase: MKDKSESASEHEEYQYLQIVQKIIDSGDKRVDRTGVGTLSIFGAMQRYSLKNNTLPLLTTKRVFTRGVIYELLWMLSGSTDTKALAEKGVHIWDANGSRSFLDNLGFTDREEGDLGPVYGFQWRHSGAKYVDAKTDYTGQGIDQIQKVIDTIRTNPTDRRMLVCAWNPSDLNQMALPPCHCLAQFHVASGRLNCLLYQRSADMGLGVPFNIASYAMLTHMIAHITGLEAGDFVHTTGDTHVYLTHIAPLTEQLKREPRPFPTLKFARKIESIDDFKFEDFIIEGYKPHPKIEMEMAV; this comes from the exons ATGAAAGATAAATCAGAAAGCGCTTCGGAACATGAGGAATACCAGTATTTACAGATcgtgcaaaaaataatagattcCG GAGATAAAAGAGTTGACCGCACAGGTGTTGGTACTCTTTCTATATTCGGAGCTATGCAGCGGTACTCATTGAAGAACAATACTTTACCTCTTCTTACAACCAAGAGAGTGTTTACCAGGGGTGTGATTTATGAACTCCTCTGGATGCTCTCTGGATCAACAGATACAAAGGCTCTAGCTGAAAAGGGCGTACATATTTGGGATGCTAATGGATCAAGAAGTTTCCTTGACAATTTAGGATTCACAGACAGAGAAGAAG GTGATTTGGGTCCTGTCTATGGATTTCAATGGAGACATAGTGGTGCAAAATATGTTGATGCTAAAACTGATTACACTGGCCAAGGAAttgatcaaattcaaaaagttattGACACTATTAG AACAAATCCAACAGACCGAAGAATGTTAGTATGTGCATGGAACCCATCTGACTTGAACCAGATGGCTCTCCCACCATGCCACTGCCTGGCTCAGTTCCATGTAGCCAGTGGCCGGTTGAATTGCCTTCTTTACCAGAGGAGTGCCGATATGGGCTTAGGAGTGCCCTTCAATATTGCCAGCTATGCTATGCTAACTCACATGATTGCACACATCACAGGTTTAGag GCTGGAGATTTTGTTCACACAACAGGCGATACTCACGTGTACCTTACCCATATTGCTCCTCTGACAGAGCAGTTGAAGAGGGAACCCAGACCATTCCCTACTTTGAAGTTCGCACGTAAAATTGAAAGTATTGACGATTTCAAATTTGAAGACTTTATCATTGAGGGCTACAAACCACATCctaaaattgaaatggaaatggCAGTGTGA
- the LOC106131236 gene encoding transmembrane protein 184C, which yields MCSSSIITFFTQWRLWIRPFLIGLYAILIVALVPALVARSIKNGFTKADQLSLVAGGFVLLALPISVWQIIQHVVHYTKPSLQKHIIRILWMVPIYALNAWLGLEFPEQSIYMDSLRECYEAYVIYNFMKYLLNYLNEDRDLEEFLETKPQVYHIFPLCCLTPWEMGSEFVHNCKHGILQYTLVRPLTTVISVICELCGVYGESDFSPNVAFPYMIAFNNLSQFVAMYCLVLFYMANKPELKPMKPIGKFLCIKAVVFFSFFQGVIINILVYCGVISSLFDISDKDKIKIISSKLQDFLICIEMFLAAVAHHYSFTYKAFVSPLDSSPSCLGSFLAMWDVSDVKRDISEHLGVVGSTFSRRLRGKSMYHMARGADESSRLMSEPVASSSAPSLTIDPDPNVEIRPTTYGSIDTTLVNSDAEPLISNDERNGNPNV from the exons ATGTGTTCGTCATCAATAATAACTTTCTTTACTCAATGGAGATTGTGGATAAGGCCTTTCTTAATAGGACTTTATGCTATATTAATAGTTGCGTTAGTGCCTGCACTGGTAGCACGTTCTATTAAAAATGGATTCACCAAAGCAGATCAACTTTCTTTGGTGGCTGGAGGATTTGTTTTGCTTGCATTGCCGATTTCTGTATGGCAAATCATACAACACGTAGTACACTACACGAAACCTTCACTGCAAAAGCATATAATTCG gaTTTTGTGGATGGTCCCAATTTATGCATTAAATGCATGGCTCGGTTTGGAGTTTCCGGAGCAGTCAATATATATGGACTCTTTAAGGGAGTGTTATGAAGCATATGTAATTTACAACTTCATGAAATATcttttgaattatttgaatGAAGACCGTGACCTAGAGGAGTTCTTAGAAACAAAACCACAAGTGTACCATATTTTCCCTTTATGCTGCTTAACCCCATGGGAAATGGGCAG TGAATTTGTTCACAACTGTAAACATGGCATCCTCCAATACACCCTCGTAAGGCCGTTAACCACAGTTATATCAGTCATATGTGAGCTATGCGGAGTATATGGAGAGAGTGACTTCAGTCCGAATGTGGCGTTCCCCTACATGATAGCGTTCAACAATTTGTCTCAGTTTGTGGCCATGTATTGCCTGGTTCTCTTCTACATGGCAAACAAACCAGAATTGAAGCCTATGAAACCAATTGGAAAGTTTCTTTGTATAAAGGCAGTGGTGTTCTTCTCGTTCTT CCAAGGGGTTATAATCAACATCTTAGTATACTGTGGAGTGATATCTTCATTGTTTGATATATCAGATAAAGACAAGATAAAGATTATATCTTCAAAACTGCAG GATTTCCTGATATGCATAGAGATGTTCTTAGCCGCGGTGGCACACCACTACAGCTTCACGTACAAGGCGTTTGTGTCGCCTTTGGACTCGTCACCGTCATGTCTAGGCTCGTTCCTGGCTATGTGGGACGTGTCTGATGTTAAGAGGGACATTTCAGAACATCTAGGAGTCGTAG GTAGCACATTTAGTCGAAGATTACGCGGTAAGTCGATGTACCATATGGCGAGAGGTGCCGACGAAAGTTCTCGACTAATGAGCGAGCCGGTAGCGTCCAGTTCAGCTCCTAGCCTGACCATAGACCCGGATCCTAATGTAGAAATTCGACCTACAACGTACGGATCCATAGACACGACGCTTGTCAACTCGGACGCTGAACCACTGATAAGCAATGACGAACGAAACGGCAACCCGAATGTGTAA
- the LOC106131240 gene encoding protein ILRUN: MDIDGSSLPEEIDQNLLLQFSCMNTTDREELVSQMQRLLGPSLNSNTASFFLDMTNWNLQAAICCYLDYTLPPKLPSMSLKAAQNQETAVGPGTCFEQTWSIANTGTDSWPGSCRLIQAGGEPLGATPVYVPPLPPGHTTTVSLKLVAPSNPGTHRGYFHLVTDRGDQIGDTLWVEITVESEMTMALVEQLAALPIPSSRLEDSVNQMPSQDDQMC, translated from the exons ATGGATATAGATGGATCCTCTTTACCGGAGGAGATCGATCAAAATCTCCTATTACAATTTAGTTGTATGAACACTACAGACAGAGAAGAACTTGTAAGCCAAATGCAAAGACTTTTAGGACCCAGTTTAAATAGTAACACTGCTAGTTTCTTCTTAGACATGACCAATTG GAACCTGCAGGCTGCAATATGTTGTTACTTAGATTATACATTACCACCTAAGCTTCCATCTATGTCACTGAAAGCTGCTCAAAATCAAGAGACTGCTGTTGGGCCTGGTACCtg ttttgaACAAACCTGGAGTATTGCTAACACAGGAACTGACAGCTGGCCAGGTAGTTGTAGATTGATACAGGCTGGTGGTGAACCCCTGGGTGCTACTCCTGTCTATGTTCCCCCTCTACCACCTGGACACACTACTACAGTTTCATTAAAGTTAGTCGCGCCTAGTAACCCTGGAACCCATAGAGGCTATTTCCATTTGGTGACGGACAGAGGTGACCAAATAGGTG aTACATTATGGGTAGAAATAACAGTGGAATCAGAGATGACCATGGCTCTTGTAGAGCAATTAGCTGCCTTGCCTATCCCAAGTAGTAGGTTGGAAGATTCAGTCAATCAG ATGCCATCACAGGACGACCAAATGTGTTGA